The following are from one region of the Coccinella septempunctata chromosome 7, icCocSept1.1, whole genome shotgun sequence genome:
- the LOC123317491 gene encoding uncharacterized protein LOC123317491 yields the protein MNAIIFMVSLLGLFSSQISPTGSIWIGTKIGEIHKLIMNFATCMAHAGSFPRFDISTPEGKRLENIRADMDRLTRCSIWTVIVCGPLHHIRATYNLLMLLTENPLLITDVAASPFRCAFRLMCFISSNVPFLRCDQVLDQNPFPPLRNDFLDLPPFGGRPLPPFPPLPSPPYGVLNLEGSGIPGVPIGSSFPGSSFPGSLNIGSNFPPFGPNAVGSPFPQGPTFNGLDTLPQMPSDFSNIFNAPPMNPIQPPAPGKTDQSTTITEKSAGEQDPGIPIDFMKDMYLGMGRDPSSDSASSKKFEDSLGLPPFEGVNV from the exons ATGAATGCTATAATCTTCATGGTATCCCTTTTGGGACTTTTCTCCTCTCAA ATAAGCCCGACAGGGTCCATATGGATCGGAACCAAGATAGGAGAAATCCACAAGCTGATCATGAACTTCGCGACCTGCATGGCCCACGCTGGTTCTTTCCCCCGCTTCGACATATCCACGCCGGAGGGCAAAAGGTTGGAGAACATACGCGCAGACATGGACCGACTGACCCGATGCTCCATATGGACGGTCATAGTGTGCGGTCCCTTGCACCACATCAGGGCAACGTACAACCTTTTGATGCTGCTGACAGAGAACCCCCTCCTAATCACAGATGTAGCAGCCAGTCCCTTCAGGTGCGCCTTCAGGTTGATGTGCTTCATCAGTAGCAATGTACCGTTCCTGAGATGCGATCAGGTACTGGATCAGAATCCTTTTCCTCCATTGCGCAATGATTTTCTCGATTTACCGCCCTTCGGTGGTCGTCCTTTGCCTCCTTTTCCTCCTTTGCCGAGTCCACCTTACGGAGTCCTGAATCTCGAAGGTTCCGGCATACCTGGTGTCCCCATAGGTTCGTCGTTTCCAGGTTCCTCGTTTCCTGGTTCGTTGAATATCGGAAGTAACTTTCCACCATTTGGACCCAACGCGGTAGGTTCGCCTTTTCCTCAAGGTCCCACTTTCAATGGATTGGACACCCTACCTCAGATGCCTAGcgatttttcgaatattttcaatgcGCCACCTATGAATCCTATACAACCGCCAGCACCGGGTAAGACTGACCAATCGACGACCATAACGGAAAAGTCTGCCGGAGAACAAGATCCTGGGATCCCAATCGACTTCATGAAGGATATGTATTTGGGAATGGGCAGAGATCCGTCTTCAGACAGCGCAAGTTCCAAGAAATTTGAAGATAGTCTTGGACTTCCACCTTTCGAAGGTGTAAATGTTTAA